The Apium graveolens cultivar Ventura chromosome 6, ASM990537v1, whole genome shotgun sequence genome contains a region encoding:
- the LOC141667373 gene encoding uncharacterized protein LOC141667373, translating to MARIFTFLKPAVRVLMKFYGLSQQIIETEPGTKIKIWVPSKSKSETKPNVVLLHGFGADGIFNWLSQVMAISSDYALYVPDLLFFGESITDKPGRSTAFQAEVIAAVLKKVGAKKCTLVGLTYGGSVGFMMAEMYPELVEFVVASDAVIEFPESLSRGIVDKYGYPSFPAFVLPTTVEGLMAFLKLCYHGPVNMPGFVAKGFLKEFYNNRKEKAELADAWVIPDNEVKPISLSQKVSLMWGDDDKLFTSQTAEDTKRVSFCVKCGATYTLTTICLVRGFRKMELVTTRIPDPGFGGVTEWSKHSISPVDYQDFVLQQDLEGNELFGAQALAMENAHFQGAIHQAKAWKVGLEDANKKLEEAKQRIEALEAQLGSSTSDLETARAENIILKAQKDKAFDGWMDTQEFKDLMVEHDALLHPVSYKEGQDAAVEAIQDEFPEVLEQSSFPCPVQVPGLGGVTGKLADLINDDPSGNQGQGQKRKELESSSKEEETSSEEEPEPVIKKARVEEPPKAAPPKPASPAASKASEGSSEGTSAETSEGTTETSEETSDSGSEESQPSKA from the exons ATGGCGAGAATATTCACTTTCTTAAAGCCAGCAGTCCGTGTCCTAATGAAATTTTATGGATTGTCCCAACAAATAATCGAAACCGAACCCGGTACCAAAATCAAAATATGGGTTCCATCGAAATCGAAATCGGAAACCAAACCGAATGTTGTACTCCTGCATGGGTTCGGAGCTGATGGTATATTTAACTGGCTATCTCAAGTCATGGCAATCTCTAGCGACTATGCATTGTACGTGCCTGACCTCCTCTTCTTCGGCGAATCAATCACCGACAAGCCAGGGAGGTCTACGGCTTTCCAGGCAGAGGTTATAGCTGCCGTGTTGAAAAAAGTTGGTGCCAAGAAGTGTACTCTTGTTGGACTTACATATGGTGGGTCTGTAGGCTTTATGATGGCTGAGATGTATCCCGAGCTGGTTGAGTTTGTAGTGGCCAGTGACGCGGTGATTGAGTTTCCTGAATCGTTGAGTCGGGGTATAGTGGACAAGTACGGGTATCCTAGCTTTCCTGCATTTGTGTTGCCAACAACAGTTGAGGGTTTGATGGCTTTTCTCAAACTCTGTTATCATGGACCTGTGAATATGCCTGGTTTTGTTGCTAAGGGTTTTTTAAAG GAGTTCTATAACAACAGGAAAGAAAAAGCTGAATTAGCAGATGCTTGGGTTATTCCGGACAATGAAGTGAAGCCCATTAGTTTAAGCCAG AAAGTTAGTTTAATGTGGGGGGACGATGACAAGCTTTTTACTTCCCAAACTGCCGAGGACACAAAAAG ggtatcgttttgcgtaaagtgtggagcgacctacacgcttacaacgatttgccttgtacgtggcttcag gaaaatggaactcgtgacaacccggatccccgaccccggatttgggggtgttacagaatggtctaagcattccatctccccggttgactatcaagacttcgtccttcaacaggacttggaggggaacgagcttttcggagctcaggctttggcgatg GagaacgcccattttcaaggggcgattcaccaagccaaggcttggaaggttggcctggaggatgcgaacaagaagctggaggaggccaaacaaagaatagaggcccttgaagcccaacttggCTCTTctacttctgacctggagacggcccgggccgaaaatatTATCCTAAAggctcagaaggataaagcctttgacggctggatggacactcaggagttcaaggatttaatggtggagcacgatgccctccttcatccagttagctataaggaaggccAAGATGCCGCTGTGGAGGCCATTCAGGAcgaatttccagaagtcctcgaacagtcctccttcccttgccctgtgcAAGTTCCAGGacttgggggtgttacaggcAAGCTTGCTGATTTGATCAACGACGACCCATCGGGGAATcaaggccaaggccaaaagaggaaggagctcGAGTCCAGCTCTAAAGAGGAGGAAacttcttctgaggaggagcctgagcccgttataaagaaggccagggtagaagagcctccaaaggcAGCGCCTCCTAAACCAGCGTCTCCTGCAGCATCCAAAGCGTCTGAAGGtagttccgagggaacctctgcggagacttccgaggggacgactgagacatccgaggagacttcagatagtggttctgaagaatcccaaccttccaaggcctaa
- the LOC141667374 gene encoding uncharacterized protein LOC141667374, producing the protein MCPFFQMADKKMTRLAKMNVARKSNEFPIRSRYTSLIDMINTRGDEYPSDAHLDAHDHISALRDPKELEKLSSYFRIKDPFKLVLAGPADRACQWRKDALCVYRDTLKAGIRFPFQSFIPVLLADVGIGPFQLPPNSWRLILCYLLQCAKHNVPTYVAVFRKIFQFKNSPDKNPGWVSLNQRPTIPHIVNGKSIPDNNLGWKKDFLFVVWEGGDWGTLFHSSFGLAVDESPNDIILSEEETRAFNLLTQDNGTSHSWDLIRETVLVERGLSPVPKKMAEKIEEATKPKDLETTRMKRAGKVFKDPRLGDRFPEFLL; encoded by the exons ATGTGCcctttttttcagatggctgataaaaaaatgactcgtttggccaagatgaatgtggctagaaagtccaatgaattccctattcgatcaaggtacacttccttgatcgatatgatcaacacccgaggagacgagtacccgtctgatgcgcatctggacgcgcacgaccatattagtgccttgcgggatccaaaggagctggaaaagttgagtagttatttcagaatcaaggatcctttcaaactggttcttgcaggtccggccgacagggcctgtcagtggaggaaggacgcattgtgcgtctacagggatactctaAAGGCAGGTATCAGATTCCCCTTTCAATCGTTTATCCCTGTTCttctagctgatgtgggcatcgGCCCTTTccaactccctcctaactcttggaggctgattctgtgctatctgttgcaatgtgccaagcacaatgtccctacttatgttgctgttttcagaaagatttttcagttcaagaacagccctgacaagaatccgggctgggtttctttaaaccagcgtCCAACtattccccacatagtgaacgggaagtccatccccgacaacaatttggggtggaagaaagattttttgttcgtcgtttgggagggtggcgattggggcaccctatttcactcgtcttttgggctagccgtagatgagagcccaaacgatataattttgtctgaggaggagaccagagctttcaacctcctgacgcaagataatgggacttcccattcttgggatcttatcagggagaccgttcttgtagaacgcggcctttctcccgtccctaagaaaa tggctgagaaaattgaggaggctacgaagcctaaagacctggagacgaccaggatgaagcgtgctggaaaggtctttaaagacccgcgtcttggggatcgcttcccggagttcctactttaa